In one window of Lacticaseibacillus casei DSM 20011 = JCM 1134 = ATCC 393 DNA:
- a CDS encoding DUF1819 family protein has protein sequence MKKLSASIVSQGFWFREFVATASMLNSGKSWNDVDQAIIEDNVFQLSSKNRQNDVRLAMHRRYHELPDDFTKNLDQFTLSNQKLINLVAIMKMSALVEDFVLTVVKTEFVMGDLKLEPYEIGTYMRNLPLMHPEASHWRSVTVKKLKNKLREYLVASGLAEHKEENLVLQRAVLDPQVERLLKQHDMTQYIEALTGRQV, from the coding sequence GTGAAAAAACTGTCTGCTAGTATTGTGTCTCAAGGTTTTTGGTTTAGGGAATTTGTTGCAACGGCATCAATGCTGAACTCTGGGAAATCCTGGAATGACGTCGATCAGGCCATTATAGAAGACAACGTGTTCCAGCTGTCTTCGAAAAACCGACAAAACGATGTGCGCCTTGCGATGCACCGGCGTTACCACGAATTACCAGATGATTTCACAAAGAATTTGGACCAGTTTACCTTAAGCAATCAAAAGTTAATTAATCTAGTTGCCATCATGAAGATGTCAGCGTTAGTTGAAGATTTCGTTTTAACTGTGGTTAAGACAGAATTTGTGATGGGTGATTTAAAGCTGGAACCATATGAGATCGGGACTTACATGAGAAACTTACCTTTGATGCATCCGGAAGCGAGCCACTGGCGTTCGGTCACAGTAAAAAAGCTTAAGAACAAGTTACGTGAATATTTAGTTGCCAGTGGATTGGCGGAGCATAAGGAGGAAAACCTTGTGTTGCAGCGAGCAGTTTTAGATCCCCAAGTCGAACGGCTACTAAAACAACACGATATGACGCAATATATCGAGGCACTAACAGGGAGACAAGTATGA
- a CDS encoding AbrB/MazE/SpoVT family DNA-binding domain-containing protein, which translates to MTKQAHHIVIPDAIMEDLDIKDGEQVEVTLKDKEAVIRPKQADTGTQTISLRFFLIPSILSGIIFLAYFFYFNIMQVPMTGKNSIAQMVIVLGELSGMSTFAVAYIRNHRQIHGRDHRRRYWRIFPTLLLSFAIILAFVASVFFWAIGYMFEGVSFDIYTATGLFFIFISIVNYLMIYSALSISTSFITTLFLSTFVGGVVGAIVTNSSRQWWQHNVSFLGTSKALNAWQFNLTIAVSALLWIALVDYLFVPLMAHRKTDWRLIALRILLTVAAIALLGVGLFPNNRGILHVLHTQSAWFLNYFLIGMIIAVRWLLPGVSREFLSTSYTIGGIIILAAILFQFVHYLSLTAFEMIAFALAMSWIMLLLQNIHRLYQKDESTFVVTVTSGKEKSSEKSA; encoded by the coding sequence TTGACCAAACAAGCACATCACATCGTCATCCCTGACGCCATCATGGAAGACCTGGATATTAAAGATGGCGAACAAGTCGAGGTGACGTTAAAAGATAAGGAAGCGGTGATTCGGCCGAAGCAGGCGGATACGGGGACGCAGACGATTTCGCTGCGGTTCTTTCTGATTCCATCAATTCTGTCAGGGATTATTTTTCTGGCGTATTTCTTCTACTTTAACATCATGCAAGTGCCGATGACGGGGAAAAACTCGATTGCGCAGATGGTGATTGTCCTTGGCGAGCTGAGTGGCATGAGTACGTTTGCGGTGGCGTATATTCGCAATCACCGGCAGATCCATGGACGTGATCATCGGCGTCGGTATTGGCGGATTTTCCCGACGTTGCTGCTGTCGTTTGCGATTATTCTAGCATTCGTGGCCTCGGTGTTTTTCTGGGCGATTGGTTATATGTTTGAAGGTGTCAGTTTTGATATTTACACGGCGACCGGGCTGTTCTTCATTTTTATCAGTATTGTGAACTACCTGATGATTTATTCGGCGCTGTCGATTTCGACGTCGTTTATTACCACGCTGTTTCTGTCAACATTTGTCGGCGGCGTGGTGGGCGCGATTGTGACCAACAGTTCGCGTCAGTGGTGGCAGCACAATGTCAGCTTTTTAGGCACCAGCAAAGCCCTGAACGCGTGGCAGTTTAACCTGACCATCGCGGTGTCGGCCTTGCTGTGGATCGCCTTGGTGGACTACTTATTCGTTCCGCTCATGGCGCATCGCAAAACCGACTGGCGGCTAATCGCGCTCCGCATCTTACTGACCGTCGCTGCCATCGCCTTGCTGGGGGTCGGCCTGTTCCCGAATAATCGCGGTATCCTGCATGTTCTGCACACCCAAAGCGCGTGGTTCCTGAACTACTTCCTGATCGGCATGATCATCGCCGTGCGCTGGCTGCTGCCGGGGGTATCGCGCGAATTTCTCAGCACCAGCTACACCATCGGCGGCATCATTATCTTAGCCGCCATCCTGTTCCAATTCGTGCACTACCTGTCGCTGACTGCGTTCGAGATGATCGCCTTCGCCTTAGCCATGTCATGGATCATGCTGCTGCTGCAAAACATCCACCGGCTTTATCAAAAAGATGAATCCACCTTCGTCGTGACGGTGACGAGTGGAAAAGAAAAGTCATCTGAAAAATCGGCATAG
- a CDS encoding YhgE/Pip domain-containing protein: MRNIGKLVALDWKRIVKSPFAFLLIAALVIIPSLYCWFNVWALWDPYSNTQDLTVAVYSADQPATFRDQKIAVGDELMDQLKHNKQLGWRFVDSKKAVQEGVKSGKYYAGVVVPKHFSTDLLSFVDGKIHKSKLDYYVNEKINAIAPKITSTGASTLQNTISDEFVATVAKTLVKTFNKAGIKLDQNLPMIRRFASLVTNTNDQLPTIEKYLAEVDDLQGKMPAIRAKLQMANEIAGYLPEVNQMAQKLTAANGYLPMVQDAGELPTAVKSKLPEVQQAGAQLNTVVTNFDQLESGVSQAVKVTDQGITVINQVDGTLPALTDFGQKAQAAVGTTKDEVLPKISTALDVVQNATDAGLTLIAAANTSLSADLTTLQNQLQQLDNNQDKAAVKQAMVERVTALAKRQGKVADNATRLAEMLERVQASLNKHTGKDDQILAGAIAQLKEVAATATAVKDGAEALAKDVPNLSTSEIQARLGALAKTADQFAATADALKALDIGTSVKQVLNDFKAALEDASTTLATINNQILPELPSLLSGTKDLLTQAHSFLVKAQQQLPALKQELTDANTLLNGHMNLITSGVTTVADLYQNDFPSLKAKLTKATDFINQDLPGIEKDLTNTLALANEKMPQLQSGLDDAHTFIKNDWPTLKDAIQKGAAAIKKGEKSVDLSQLIKLLRRDATKEAGFLAKPVELKQQSFYAIPTYGSQSAPFYLALCIWVGALLLGAILVTEYQLPATLSDATVKQMYVARWLTFVGLGMLQGLIAALGNLFLIGTYVVDKPLYLLFSMMLSVVFVSILYMLISLFGNIGKGIGIIILVLSISGAGGNFPVVLSGKFFQMINPWLPFTYAVNLLRETVGGIYWPNLWLDLAVLAVFGISFFLLGLFLKEPIHPWIEKMHTITRRSKIIE, encoded by the coding sequence GGCTGGCGGTTTGTGGATTCTAAAAAGGCCGTCCAAGAAGGCGTCAAAAGCGGCAAGTATTACGCCGGTGTCGTGGTGCCAAAGCATTTTTCCACTGATCTGCTGAGCTTTGTTGACGGGAAGATCCATAAGTCTAAGCTGGATTATTATGTAAACGAGAAAATCAATGCGATTGCTCCGAAAATTACCAGCACCGGCGCAAGCACGCTGCAAAATACCATTTCGGATGAATTCGTCGCAACCGTCGCCAAAACGCTGGTCAAGACGTTTAATAAAGCCGGCATCAAGCTGGATCAAAACCTGCCGATGATTCGGCGGTTTGCCAGTCTGGTCACGAATACCAATGATCAGTTACCGACCATTGAAAAGTACCTGGCTGAAGTGGACGACTTACAAGGAAAAATGCCGGCAATTCGGGCAAAGTTACAAATGGCAAATGAAATCGCCGGGTATCTCCCAGAAGTCAATCAAATGGCCCAGAAACTAACCGCCGCGAATGGTTATTTGCCGATGGTGCAAGATGCCGGTGAACTGCCAACTGCGGTGAAAAGCAAATTACCGGAAGTTCAGCAAGCCGGCGCGCAGCTGAACACGGTGGTCACCAATTTTGATCAACTGGAAAGCGGCGTCAGTCAAGCGGTCAAAGTGACCGATCAAGGCATCACGGTGATTAATCAGGTCGATGGCACCTTACCAGCGCTGACGGATTTCGGCCAAAAAGCGCAGGCGGCAGTGGGGACCACCAAAGATGAGGTGCTGCCGAAAATCAGTACTGCTTTGGATGTTGTGCAAAATGCCACCGATGCCGGTTTGACGCTGATTGCGGCAGCCAACACCAGCCTAAGTGCGGATTTAACGACCTTGCAGAATCAACTCCAGCAGCTTGACAATAATCAGGATAAGGCCGCCGTTAAGCAGGCGATGGTCGAACGGGTGACGGCCTTGGCGAAGCGGCAGGGCAAGGTGGCGGACAACGCGACTAGGTTGGCCGAAATGCTTGAACGGGTGCAGGCCAGCCTTAACAAACATACCGGTAAAGACGACCAGATCTTGGCCGGCGCCATTGCCCAGCTGAAAGAAGTTGCGGCAACGGCAACCGCAGTGAAGGATGGTGCCGAAGCGCTGGCCAAGGACGTGCCTAATCTGAGTACCAGTGAGATCCAGGCACGCTTGGGAGCGCTAGCCAAAACGGCTGATCAGTTTGCTGCCACTGCTGATGCGCTCAAGGCACTCGATATCGGCACCAGTGTCAAACAGGTGTTGAACGACTTTAAAGCCGCACTTGAGGACGCCAGCACCACGCTTGCCACCATCAACAATCAGATCTTGCCAGAACTACCATCGCTCCTCAGTGGCACCAAGGATTTGCTCACGCAGGCGCATAGCTTTTTGGTCAAGGCTCAACAACAATTGCCAGCGCTGAAGCAGGAACTAACCGATGCCAACACCTTACTGAATGGACACATGAACCTGATCACGAGTGGCGTGACGACCGTTGCCGATTTGTACCAAAACGATTTTCCTAGTCTTAAAGCCAAATTGACGAAGGCGACCGACTTTATTAACCAGGATCTGCCGGGCATTGAAAAGGATCTGACCAACACCTTGGCGCTGGCAAACGAAAAAATGCCGCAGCTGCAGAGTGGGCTGGATGATGCGCATACCTTCATCAAAAACGACTGGCCGACCCTAAAAGATGCCATTCAAAAAGGCGCCGCTGCCATCAAAAAAGGTGAAAAGTCGGTTGACCTGTCGCAACTGATCAAGCTTTTGCGCCGGGATGCGACGAAAGAGGCCGGGTTCTTGGCTAAACCGGTCGAGCTCAAGCAACAAAGCTTCTACGCGATTCCGACGTACGGATCGCAAAGTGCGCCATTCTATCTGGCCTTGTGTATCTGGGTCGGGGCATTGTTACTTGGGGCGATTTTGGTCACCGAATACCAGTTGCCGGCAACACTCAGCGATGCCACGGTCAAACAAATGTACGTTGCACGCTGGCTGACGTTTGTGGGACTGGGGATGTTGCAGGGCCTCATTGCGGCACTTGGCAATCTTTTCCTGATTGGCACTTACGTCGTCGACAAGCCACTTTACCTGCTATTTTCCATGATGCTGAGCGTGGTCTTCGTTTCGATCCTCTACATGTTGATCTCGCTATTCGGCAACATCGGGAAAGGCATCGGCATCATCATTCTGGTCTTGTCCATTTCCGGAGCCGGAGGGAACTTCCCAGTCGTGCTGTCAGGCAAATTCTTCCAGATGATCAATCCGTGGCTGCCATTTACCTACGCCGTCAACCTCTTACGGGAAACGGTCGGTGGTATCTACTGGCCTAATCTCTGGCTTGACCTCGCCGTTCTGGCCGTATTCGGCATTAGCTTCTTCTTGTTGGGACTCTTCTTGAAGGAACCGATTCACCCGTGGATTGAGAAAATGCACACCATTACGCGGCGATCGAAAATTATTGAATGA